One window of Mesoplodon densirostris isolate mMesDen1 chromosome 15, mMesDen1 primary haplotype, whole genome shotgun sequence genomic DNA carries:
- the AKAIN1 gene encoding A-kinase anchor protein inhibitor 1 isoform X2 yields MNDAAMNMGAQTSLQDTDFISFGYVPRSRIVGSYGEKPGSEPEEAKLQIASKQIVQNAILRAVQQVSRESRQREARAGDTPRGSFRPGAGELTKKHEKK; encoded by the exons atgaatgatgctgcaatgaacatgggggcgCAGAcatctcttcaagatactgatttcatttcctttggatatgtacccagaagcagaattgttggatcatatg GTGAGAAACCTGGAAGTGAGCCTGAAGAGGCGAAGCTGCAGATCGCCAGCAAACAGATCGTGCAGAATGCCATCCTGCGGGCTGTGCAGCAGGTCTCCCGGGAGAGTCGGCAGAGGGAAGCCAGGGCTGGCGACACCCCCCGGGGCAGCTTCCGGCCGGGCGCGGGGGAATTAACCAAGAAGCATGAAAAGAAGTAA